In Chloroflexota bacterium, the sequence CGCCGCGGCTGGGACGGCGGCTCGCTGCCACGTCGTCATCGGCGTCTCCGTGCCGCCGGGACAGACGATAGTCGCGCGCACCTTATCCCTGGCGTACTGCCGCGCGATGGCGCGCGTCATAGAGATAAGCGCCCCCTTGGTGGCGCTATAGGCCGGGCGGTTCACCGCCGTCATCCCCGCCGTTGAAGCGATGGTGACCACGGCGCCGCCGCCGCACTCCACGATCTCAGGGATCGCATACTTGGAACAGGAGAAGGCTCCTTTGAGATTGACACCCACGATGGCATCCCAGACCGCCTCCGGCACGTCTTCCACCAGCCCATCCTCCGCCTTCAGGATGCCGGCGTTGTTAACCAGGATGTGCAGCATGCCGAACCGGAGCGTGATGGCCGCAAGGGCCTGCTTCACATCCTCGGGGTGCGAGACATCGCACTTGATGAACTCCGCCTCGCCCTTGAGGCTGTGCGCCAGGCGGACCGTCTCCTCGCCTCCAGGGCGGTTGACGTCCAGGACCGCCACCTTGGCGCCCTCTTGCACAAAGCGCAGCGTGACGGCGCGGCCTATGCCGGAGCCTGCGCCCGTCACCATCGCCACTTTGCCCTGCAGCAGCATAGGTCGTCCTTCAGAGAGTCGGGTGCGGTCTGCTAAATCTTGATCCCAAGCGCATCGGCGACGGTAAAGATGTCCTTATCGCCGCGCCCGCTCAGGTTGACTAGAATAATCTTGTCTTTTCCTAACGTCTTCGCCAGCTTCACCGCGTGCGCGATGGCATGGGAGGGCTCCAGCGCCGGGATGATGCCCTC encodes:
- a CDS encoding SDR family oxidoreductase, which produces MLLQGKVAMVTGAGSGIGRAVTLRFVQEGAKVAVLDVNRPGGEETVRLAHSLKGEAEFIKCDVSHPEDVKQALAAITLRFGMLHILVNNAGILKAEDGLVEDVPEAVWDAIVGVNLKGAFSCSKYAIPEIVECGGGAVVTIASTAGMTAVNRPAYSATKGALISMTRAIARQYARDKVRATIVCPGGTETPMTTWQRAAVPAAAPGPGMLKRWARPEEIAAAVAFLASDEASFMTATVFPVDGGLTAS